The Meriones unguiculatus strain TT.TT164.6M chromosome 19, Bangor_MerUng_6.1, whole genome shotgun sequence genomic interval TTTGCTAGTGTGgagctaaaaataaaatctccTTTAAAACTTTGGATTTGAATAGCAGTTATCAATCACCTTTCAGAGCACACATAATAACCCAGTgtccacaggaaaaaaatggggggaggggatttCAGGAACCTAATCTGCAACAGTACGTGTGTCCACCACTACCTCTTGAAACCAGAAAATGTTATTATGCAAAATGTGCTGTTCAGATCAATGTCTAGCATTATTgatgctttctttaaaatgtatttgcatCCTGTATaccaggaaggaagaaatggttttgaagtttattaagaaaacaatttttctCTTCATGACTGTAATTGGCATTCTCGGGAACATGTCTGCTTCTGTGAATTATATATTCAATTGGTGGGGAGGCTCTGAGAGGAAACCCACACACCTTATTCTCATCCACTTGGCTTTTACACACATTATAATCCTTCTTGTAAAAGGATTGCCAAAGACAATAGAAACTTTTGGGTTCAGCAACTTCCTAGATGATATAGGCTGTAAGATCCTCGTTTACCTGGAGAGGGTGGCCCGTGGCCTCTCCATCTGCACCAGCAGTCTCCTCACTGTGGTCCAGGCCATCATCATCAGTCCCAGAGCATCTGGGTGGAGGACACTCAGTCCAAAGTCTACATGGCACATCCTTCCATTCTTCTCAGTCTTTTGGATACTCAATTCTTTAATAGGTCTGAACCTAATCCATTCCACCACAAATACAAGAATGAATGAATCACAACTTAAAAGTGATTACAAGTATTGCTATTTTATGCTACCaagtcagaaaataaaatggattttTCTCCCTCTCATGGTCCTGAGAGATGCAGTGTTTCAGGGTGCCATGGGAGGGGCCAGTAGCTACATGGTATTTCTTCTCCACAAGCACCACCAGCATGTCCTCTACCTTCACAACTCCAAGCTTCTCTGCAGAACTCCCCCTGAGCTGAGAGCTGCTCAAAGTGTCCTCCTTCttatgctctgttttgttttcttttactggaCAGATTGtgccttttctctatttttaagtCTCTCTTCAAGTGACAGTACTTTTATGGCAAATACTCATGGATTTCTGACCCTTGGTTATGCAACTTTTAGCCCCTTTGTGTTGATTCACAGGGATGGGATTCTGGTTGAGTGTTGGCATGCTCAGTGGGaaaaattgagaaaatatctcTCTCATTTGTATGTTCAATCAATGGGAAAAAAACTCTTAGTTCTGCAGAATTGTGGGTAAGACACATTTCCACACAGCAGTTTAAACATGTTTATTCTCAAACAATTATCTTGGTGACTCAAGTCTTGCACTGAAAGTAATCTTAGCAAATTACAATGATAGAGAAACCTCATTCTCCACCATCTACTCTTTTTACATgactttatttaactttttaatttatctattaatttattttgtataaataaTTTGCCTGCCCTTATGATGATGTAGCACATATAAACATGGAGCCTGTAGTAGCCTGAAGAGATTCTCAAATGCCTTGTGTGACTAATTGGATTTGACAGATGGTTCTCAAGCAATATGTAGTTGCTctgaattgaacctgagtcctctgaaagaccatcaagtgctcttaacagttgagccatttctccagcactgaGAAATTCACTTTAACTAGAATTTGTAAAACTGGTTTTGCTACTACAATGACTGGAAGCATGCAGTTAAAGTTCATAAATTTCATCAAAATTCATAccaatgtaattatattattccAAAAATTTAGTTATCCTTTACCTGACTTTGTTCTTGCTAAATATTAGTACCATGGGGCTATTTTAGGCACTTCAACGTATCTATAAGTATCCATCTATGAAAAGATTTTACATAATTATGAAAGAATAACATGTACCATGCATTCAGTCAATAGGAGCCCAATGCACCAGTAACAGAACTTAATTGCATTGAAATACTTCATTACTGTTATATTCTTGATGGTTCTTTGCAGGAACAAAGACTGTAGATATGAGATAAACCAGGTAAAGAATTCACAAtagaatttctttttatatttgtctatatttccatgatgactgaaAAATTTGTCTTTTTCCAACATGAATCACTGAGTGTGACTGAAGCAGACTAAAGCTCGTGTGCACCTGCCCTTTGTTAATGCCCGGGTGCTCTTCACAGCACCGTCCAGCACTTTATCACCAAAGAGCTGCAGAAGGATCTGATTCTACATTCATTTAAATGCAGGATTCACTGCTTAGTTTCTTAAATTGGGTCCATATATAAAAAGTTGATGAACACattctgaaaaatatttatttatatattcattgaaCATGAAATTGTAATATAGTTAGAAGTAGGTTTATgtcttattatttaaaattacctGTTATATCTAACTAGTACCCTTGTAAACATTTTGGGTGCATCATGGATCTACTTGAGAATATGAATATGTGTTAATTTCTTGCAAGCCTGCACAGTCTATGCAAAACTTAAGTAAGTGATGTGTATTGTATTGTGGTATTGTTAGTAAATAGTCTGTTTctattatctattttatttatctgtatgtgtttgtgtgagtcaGTGCCACATTTGTGTAGATGCTCACGCAGGGCAGAAGAGGTCATTGGTTCCCAGGGAACTAGAGCTACAGTCTGTCATGTGTCCTATGATGTGGGTGTTGGGTAAGGAACCAGGGTCCTGTGCAAGAGGAGAAGGTCTCTTCACCATCCCTCCAGCTTCTTGTCTTCCTCATGTAAATGCGACTTATTTGTAGGTGACACCATGGCTCCTGTTAATCTTACAGCTcttatattaaaacattttttctaaGTATCTGACATAAAGAACCAGACAAATCAAGCACCTTCTAAATCAGTCTGTGTAACTGGGCTCAAAAGGAAATGATTTAAGAACATGGAGAAGGAGTGAAGAAAGATGTGATTAATCTGACTGATGATGATGAGGTTGTtcaaacttaagaacagacaggggGCTATAGAAATGACTTCATAAGTAAAAGCAACTGTTGATACCCACACAACCTGATCTGTCTCTGAAGAAGGATGCTGACTCCCTCATGCTGTCCTCCAATCTCACATGGGTGCTAAGGCACACATTGAAAATAGACAGGAACACAAAAATAagctttaaatttaattttaaaaagtcttaaaaaTGGTAGACAGGAGATGTATAATTTTTGATATAGTATGAATAAGGATGGCCTAGACTCAGAGTGGCACAGAGTTGCtaatttaaaatttctctttagAAGTCAGATtagaacataaatgcaaatttCAATAGATAACGGAAATAGTCAGAAGCTACATATGTAAATGACAGTGAATGAACCCAGGAAAGGGGACAATTATGCTCTCAGGAAACACAAGATATTTGACAATTGGATTAATTTATGCATCACCTcaaattttatcatttctttatgaTGGACACACTCCATTTCACTAGTCGAACCTGTAGAACTTCATGCTAAATGAAATGAATCAGCTATTTGTCGACAAATGCCACGTGATTTTACTAATAGGTGTAATGTAAATACAAAAGAGACTAGAGCCTCCTCTATGTGGTATGCAACCTACACCCCTCAGAGACTCCTCCCTTTGAGGACCTTGCTTTTGGCTGGGGCCTCCATATATTCAGATATACAAAGCTGTGGCTACTCAAGAGTTTGCCAGCCTTCACTCTGAAATTCTCCTTGTCAGATGATATTTTTCTacgaagatattttaaaaaaatctgctcACACCAAATAGTATAAAAAGTGTGTATAGAATTGGTTCTATCCAACTTGAGCTGAGTGTTTCCGTTTACTTGGATCATATGGGTACATTATTATGTAAAAGATAGCGGAAAACACAAACATACCTGAATCTAGAATGTCAGTCTCCAATATGGGAgacaaccccccaaaaaagatgTACAAAAAAGATCCCAGTCCTCAAGGAAGCTTCCCCCTATAATATACTTCCCAACGTACTATGCAGCTGtggcagaaagaaggaaaatgagaaaCTGCATGGCACCCCTCAATGAACTGTTACCTGCCGCATTACCAGTACCATAAGGTAAGCTACCACTACATCATTCAGTGTGTTTCATAGTTCTGACTATAAGGAAATGTATTCTGTGGGATGGACAGTCACTGTGCTTCATGGTGGCCAATGCGCATGTCACTCTTGAAAGAAATAGATCCACCACAAAGGTCCATTACTCCTCTAGACATTACACCTTCTAAAATGCTTCTTTAAATCACTTAAGGAATTTCTTAGTCCACACCTTCTAAAATGCTCTCTTAAAATACTTAGATACTAAATCTCAAGCCCAAGTGGGTCCGTGAGCTGGTTCATACAATTAAAATGTAGCAAGGATGTGTAGGGGGAAACTGGAAATTAGTTGCAGATACCTGATAGTATCTTAGGGATGTTGTTGTTGCTGTagggatgttgttgttgttgttgctgctgctgctgctgctcctgtttTGCAGTCTCAGTTCACATTCACTCAGGAATCAAAACTGAGACCTCTCACTCAAATATCACCTTACAGCCCATCAAATGCTTTCTCCTGGCTATACCCTGTAGACTACTTGATTGTGTTTCAACAAGAGAAGCTTTTGGATGTCTTTGGGTGGCTCAGCTTTAAGTATTGGAccataaacactggaaaaactaTGTAGCTTAACGTAATATTGAAGCCTAAAATGCCATTTAATATTAAAACACAGAATCAGTTTGGGGTTCAAATATACCCCAGAAAACTTTAAGGCTGTGGAACAAAGACACACAAATTAGAAGAGACAAGGTAACCCTAGACACCATTTCATTTTCCAAATGGGAAGACATAAGGGAAAACTCAATCTAATGAGATGGGTCAGCAAGGAAACTCCATGCTGTctagcctgacaatctgagtttcaTCCTAGAACCATACAATAGATAGACAGACCAATTCCTAGGAATTCTCCTCCAATTTCAACACATATAACATTAAATATGTTTGTGCCAACATGTACACATGGCATCCTATAACACAGCATCTCTCAGGAACATGAGAGGGAGAGAAATccattacctttttttttaacttttagcaTAAAATAACAATACTTGTAGCCATTCTTAATCTATGATATATTGAGAACCGTACTGTTGATGGAAGTGACTAGGCTCATACTTATTAAAGCACGAAATACCTAAAACATAATACCATTATCACAGAAAACTGAGTGTAAAACAGACAAGGAGACACAAAATAATACTAATATTTACTTTTGGAGAATGATTCTTAAATATCTGCTACTCGTTATTCATAAAGAGTATGTTGTTGGTATAACATTTTTGTGAAATGttcattgttcattcaaatgctaatttctctactgcactatctggtttcaatctggacattgcattgcaATGCTTcatctaagcatcacctgtctcaagtttgtgtaacaTGCCACAATTTCTtctctatattttcaataaaacaaccagccaatgctgtgcaatggagagaaaagTGTggaacatcctggtctggaggggaggagaaagaagcaagtgggaggagttggagaggagagATCAACAGGAAAGGACTTGCAACCatcaggagagatgaactggacctaagatatgactaaaagcaaatataatgtgcgATTCTGAATGGAAGGAAACTCTACAGGCTTGAAGGTTTAAggtggagtaactattgcccagcattgtgctctaggttaattaaataaatcttagtcttcCTGTGGTGATGTGTATATACAGCTGGATTAGGAATAACCACTaaataactaaaagataaatcaatgttAAATTTTAACCTTCAACAACAGTATGTATCTTCTTGAATcccacccagaagcagaaatataatGGATGTCAAattggatgaagagagggaactggatgggagagAGTGCGGGGAGTAGAATGAAGGTGGGGACGGAGAGTGGGAGCCAAagggcagggagagagaagggaaaacacAGGAGGAGGATATCTGAGACTAGCTGGAGACACATGACtaggggagtcttgtggaggaaTGTGGGGAAAGATAGAAGGTCCTAAAGAAGAACAACAGTGTCAACTAGCTGGGTCCATAGGAGCTTTAAaagactgaggcaccaaccacagagcatgcatggactggaccaagGCCCACTACACagatgggcaacttggtcttcatgtgggtctcctagcaaTAAGAAGAGAGTGGGTCATATCTAATATGGACTTAGTTGCCTGCATGTGGATCACTCTCCCCTTGCTGGTctcccttgtctggcctcaacaAAAGAGGGGTTAGTCCTGATATAATTCAATGAGCCATGATGAGTTTATGAGAGGtgttccctttttctgaggagaacaaaagaagaggaagagtgatgggagagtgggactggggagAAAGGAGGGCGGGGGCTGTGGCCAGgatgtaaaataattaaacaaatacatttctttttttttttttttttcaatgcagtttattcaggaacattgaacaatcctcggaccccggggaaagccagcccacagcttaaatagcctctgggtagccaacccaggcgtgccacgggggcaatgcagataggtccacatacatggaagcaagccagatcctcggccttagccaaatgtggagttgttcctgacacaaatacatttctttttaaaaagagtatgTATCTGCAAAGGAGCCTGATTACGATGTGTTCCTG includes:
- the LOC132649208 gene encoding vomeronasal type-1 receptor 4-like, with the translated sequence MLLCKMCCSDQCLALLMLSLKCICILYTRKEEMVLKFIKKTIFLFMTVIGILGNMSASVNYIFNWWGGSERKPTHLILIHLAFTHIIILLVKGLPKTIETFGFSNFLDDIGCKILVYLERVARGLSICTSSLLTVVQAIIISPRASGWRTLSPKSTWHILPFFSVFWILNSLIGLNLIHSTTNTRMNESQLKSDYKYCYFMLPSQKIKWIFLPLMVLRDAVFQGAMGGASSYMVFLLHKHHQHVLYLHNSKLLCRTPPELRAAQSVLLLMLCFVFFYWTDCAFSLFLSLSSSDSTFMANTHGFLTLGYATFSPFVLIHRDGILVECWHAQWEKLRKYLSHLYVQSMGKKLLVLQNCG